From Caminibacter mediatlanticus TB-2, the proteins below share one genomic window:
- the flgA gene encoding flagellar basal body P-ring formation chaperone FlgA has translation MPKKYKTIKFLFTPKNPYGNIKIDNKFYYIKINAKLPVFIATTIIKQNSPILENINVIKKEINFKRFYSKPLDKIKKDLIASKIISKNSIITTLNTKKAPLVLRGENVNVTIKSKNITITTTAKALKDGNIGDIINIEMNKRIYKAIVVNKNQVELK, from the coding sequence TTGCCTAAAAAATATAAAACAATAAAATTTCTATTTACTCCCAAAAATCCTTATGGAAATATAAAAATTGATAATAAATTTTACTATATAAAAATAAATGCCAAACTTCCTGTATTTATAGCAACTACTATAATAAAACAAAACTCCCCTATTTTAGAAAATATAAATGTAATTAAAAAAGAAATTAATTTTAAAAGATTCTATTCAAAACCATTAGACAAAATAAAAAAAGATTTAATTGCTTCTAAAATAATCTCTAAAAATTCAATTATTACTACTTTAAATACAAAAAAGGCTCCATTAGTTTTAAGAGGAGAAAATGTAAATGTTACAATAAAATCTAAAAACATCACTATCACAACTACCGCAAAAGCTCTAAAAGATGGTAATATTGGAGATATAATAAATATTGAAATGAATAAAAGAATTTATAAAGCAATTGTTGTAAATAAAAATCAAGTGGAGTTAAAATGA
- the lon gene encoding endopeptidase La: protein MNLENYEKLPAEIPVLKQKDLIYPFMIIPIFLDKKEDIIAIQKAINDHSLLFLTIKEEKDTFGTIGTIIRKVTLPEGRVKILFQGLERGKILDITDKNPTMAIVDKVTPINIDAKEIKPLLETLKEHIITLSELNPFFPKDFIKIIDSNSDANRIVDIIASSLKLPLEKSYELFKEIDTKERLIKLIHFILEEIESIKLKNELSQKVMEQVQEANREHLLKQQLKLIQQELGMTNELEEEIKEYREKLEKLKPCMREDAYKEIKKQIDRLSRMHPDSAEATTTQNYIEWALEVPFCNYAKEEFDINELKERLDKDHYGLKKPKERIVEYFGAKELAKKRGEEFSGATLCFVGPPGVGKTSLANSIAKALDKNLVRIALGGLEDVNELRGHRRTYIGAMPGRIAQGIINAKQMNPVIVLDEIDKISRYRGDPTAVLLEVLDPEQNSHFRDLYLNFDLDLSKVLFIATANDPSTIPAPLRDRMEMIFVGSYTPQEKFEIAKRYLIPQEMKKHSLKKSEISITDAALREIIDKYTKEAGVRNLRRIIAKIMRKAAIKILEGEKQVKVTLKNLKEFLEKPLFGIEEIDKKDKIGVVNGLAWTPVGGDVLKVEAVKYKGKGQVILTGQLGDVMKESAHIAFTLIKVLIDNKKLKVKERSKEPIYYKYNVHIHVPEGAIPKDGPSAGITMATAIASIFSEKKVHSDVAMTGEITLSGDVLPIGGLKEKLIAAYKAKIKKVLIPQKNYEKDLDDVPNEVKEGLEIVPVKRIEEVLDHALVK, encoded by the coding sequence ATGAATTTAGAAAACTATGAAAAATTACCTGCAGAAATTCCTGTATTAAAACAAAAAGATTTAATATATCCTTTTATGATAATACCTATTTTTTTAGATAAAAAAGAAGATATAATTGCTATTCAAAAAGCTATTAATGACCATTCATTACTTTTTTTAACTATAAAAGAAGAAAAAGATACATTTGGGACAATTGGGACTATTATTAGAAAAGTAACTCTGCCAGAAGGAAGAGTTAAAATACTTTTTCAAGGACTTGAGAGAGGAAAAATATTAGATATAACTGATAAAAATCCTACAATGGCAATCGTTGATAAAGTAACCCCAATTAATATAGATGCAAAAGAAATAAAACCTCTTCTTGAAACACTAAAAGAACATATTATAACTTTAAGTGAACTAAATCCTTTCTTTCCAAAAGATTTTATTAAAATAATAGACAGCAACTCAGATGCAAATAGAATTGTAGATATAATAGCAAGTTCTCTAAAACTACCTCTTGAAAAATCATACGAACTATTTAAAGAAATTGATACAAAAGAAAGACTTATAAAACTTATTCATTTTATTTTAGAAGAAATTGAATCAATTAAATTAAAAAATGAACTTTCTCAAAAAGTAATGGAACAAGTTCAAGAAGCAAATAGAGAACATTTATTAAAACAACAATTAAAACTAATCCAACAAGAACTTGGAATGACAAATGAGCTCGAAGAAGAGATTAAAGAATATAGAGAAAAACTTGAAAAACTAAAACCATGCATGAGAGAAGACGCATATAAAGAAATTAAAAAACAAATTGATAGACTCTCAAGAATGCATCCAGACTCAGCAGAAGCAACTACTACTCAAAATTATATAGAATGGGCATTAGAAGTCCCATTTTGTAACTATGCAAAAGAAGAGTTTGATATAAATGAATTAAAAGAAAGACTTGATAAAGACCATTATGGACTTAAAAAACCAAAAGAGAGAATTGTTGAATATTTCGGAGCAAAAGAACTTGCTAAAAAAAGAGGTGAAGAGTTTAGTGGTGCTACTTTATGTTTTGTAGGGCCTCCTGGTGTTGGTAAGACAAGTTTAGCAAACTCAATTGCAAAAGCTCTTGATAAAAATTTAGTAAGAATTGCACTTGGTGGACTTGAAGATGTAAACGAACTTAGAGGTCATAGAAGAACATATATAGGAGCAATGCCCGGAAGAATTGCACAAGGAATTATTAATGCAAAACAGATGAATCCTGTAATAGTTTTAGATGAAATAGATAAAATCAGTAGATACAGAGGTGACCCAACAGCAGTTTTACTTGAAGTTCTTGACCCAGAACAAAATTCTCATTTTAGAGACCTTTATTTAAATTTTGATTTAGATTTAAGCAAAGTTTTATTTATTGCAACTGCAAATGACCCAAGTACAATTCCAGCACCTCTTAGAGATAGAATGGAGATGATATTTGTTGGAAGTTACACTCCACAAGAGAAATTTGAAATTGCAAAAAGATATTTAATACCACAAGAGATGAAAAAACATTCTCTTAAAAAAAGTGAAATTTCTATAACTGATGCAGCTTTAAGAGAAATTATTGATAAATATACAAAAGAAGCAGGTGTTAGAAATTTAAGAAGAATTATTGCAAAAATAATGAGAAAAGCAGCAATTAAAATACTTGAAGGTGAGAAACAGGTAAAAGTAACTTTAAAAAATTTAAAAGAGTTTTTAGAAAAACCTCTTTTTGGAATTGAAGAAATAGATAAAAAAGACAAAATTGGTGTTGTAAATGGACTTGCTTGGACTCCTGTTGGTGGTGATGTATTAAAAGTAGAGGCAGTTAAATACAAAGGCAAAGGTCAAGTTATTTTAACAGGTCAACTTGGCGATGTAATGAAAGAATCAGCACACATTGCATTTACTTTAATTAAAGTATTAATTGATAATAAAAAACTTAAAGTAAAAGAGAGAAGTAAAGAACCAATCTATTATAAATATAATGTCCATATTCATGTCCCAGAAGGGGCTATTCCAAAAGATGGACCAAGTGCTGGTATTACTATGGCTACTGCAATTGCAAGTATTTTTAGTGAAAAAAAAGTACATTCAGATGTTGCAATGACAGGAGAAATTACTCTAAGTGGCGATGTTTTGCCAATTGGAGGTCTTAAAGAAAAATTAATAGCAGCTTATAAAGCTAAAATAAAAAAAGTTTTAATACCACAAAAAAATTATGAAAAAGATTTAGATGACGTACCTAATGAAGTAAAAGAAGGTCTTGAAATAGTCCCTGTAAAAAGAATTGAAGAAGTATTAGACCATGCCCTCGTAAAATAA
- the proC gene encoding pyrroline-5-carboxylate reductase produces the protein MKVSIIGYGEMAKAIAKGLKGNVEFEVIGRNEEKLKKFANDFECDYYLLDGFDITNKIILLAIKPYTLQEVSMRIKGEAKVLISILAGKSVFEIEKYIKSNYYLRAMPNIAAKYQASTTALTGDVEVKELGEKILGYIGDVIWVNNDDEIDMATAIIGSGPAFLSLIASAIEDAGVYTGLKREISNKLTKGLFKSFTSLKENFDTIKNQVMSPKGTTAEGVYSLEEDGIRGKVMKGVIKTYEKSKKI, from the coding sequence ATGAAAGTTAGTATTATTGGTTATGGAGAAATGGCAAAAGCTATTGCAAAAGGACTAAAAGGAAATGTTGAGTTTGAAGTAATAGGAAGAAATGAAGAAAAATTAAAAAAATTTGCAAATGATTTTGAATGTGATTATTACTTACTTGATGGATTTGATATTACTAATAAAATAATTTTACTTGCAATAAAACCATATACACTTCAAGAAGTTTCTATGAGAATAAAAGGAGAAGCGAAAGTTTTAATATCTATCTTAGCTGGTAAATCGGTATTTGAGATTGAAAAATATATAAAATCAAACTATTATCTCCGTGCTATGCCAAATATTGCTGCAAAATATCAAGCATCTACAACTGCACTAACAGGAGATGTTGAAGTAAAAGAATTAGGAGAAAAAATTTTAGGTTATATTGGTGATGTGATTTGGGTAAATAATGATGATGAAATTGATATGGCAACTGCAATTATTGGAAGTGGTCCTGCTTTTTTGTCACTTATAGCAAGTGCAATTGAGGATGCAGGAGTTTATACAGGATTAAAAAGAGAAATTTCTAATAAACTTACAAAAGGACTTTTTAAAAGTTTCACTTCTTTGAAAGAAAACTTTGATACAATTAAAAATCAAGTTATGTCTCCAAAGGGAACAACAGCAGAAGGTGTGTATTCATTAGAAGAGGATGGAATTAGAGGTAAAGTTATGAAAGGTGTAATTAAAACATATGAAAAATCAAAGAAGATATAA
- a CDS encoding valine--tRNA ligase: protein MKEYNPHNFEKETYNLWEKEGFFEVDYSKPKNFCIMMPPPNVTGSLHIGHALTFTLQDIIVRYKRMDGYATLWQPGTDHAGIATQNVVEKQILAEGKTKEEIGREEFLKRVWEWKEFSGGKITTQLRRLGASPAWSRERFTMDEGLQRAVRVAFKKLYDEGLIVKGNYMVNWCPKDGALSDIEVEYETHEGKLVYMKYPIVDSNEYIVVATTRPETYFGDTAVMVNPNDERYKHLIGKKVRLPLINREIPIIADEYVDMEFGTGAVKVTPAHDVNDYEVGLRHNLELIKVFDEKGILNKEAGEFAGLDRIEARDKIIEKLQKEGFIEKIEEHTHQVGHCYRCKSVIEPYVSTQWFLKKEIAIPAIKAANKGEVKFHPAQWKNNYDAWMRELRDWCISRQLWWGHQIPVYYCNECGNEWASVEEPTKCPKCHSKNFHQDPDVLDTWFSSALWPFSTLGWENGEWGKGIKWNEEDLNRFYPNNLLITGFDILFFWVARMMMMGTHFLKEVPFKDVYLHALVRDEHGQKMSKSKGNVIDPLEMIEKYSADILRFTLAVLAVQGRDIKLSENKMIEARNFTNKLYNAARFLKMHQDKFEDLENIEIKTELGKWMVYKLNEAIKNVRNELEEYRFNDAAMTLYRFLWQDFCDWGIELSKVSKESISELGSIFKEAMKLLHPFMPFITEFLYQELSLTTVKDNTIMLKEYPQAKEVVKPADFDLIIEAIVSLRRIKALTGAKEIKKAYVLANLPDLAKEFIKKLARIEDVEFINNPIENAIRDISDNLETMVSKEEIDITPIINRLNQQKTKLNKEIEKLQKKLSNENFIKKAPKEVVEKNKKELDELTQKLQKIEDELRKLND from the coding sequence ATGAAAGAATATAATCCTCATAATTTTGAAAAAGAAACATATAATTTATGGGAAAAAGAGGGATTTTTTGAAGTAGATTATTCTAAACCTAAAAACTTTTGTATTATGATGCCTCCTCCAAATGTTACAGGTAGTTTACATATAGGACACGCATTAACTTTTACTCTTCAAGATATTATTGTTAGATATAAAAGAATGGATGGATATGCAACCTTATGGCAACCAGGTACAGACCATGCTGGAATTGCAACTCAAAATGTAGTTGAAAAACAAATTTTGGCTGAGGGCAAAACAAAAGAAGAAATTGGAAGAGAGGAATTTTTAAAAAGAGTTTGGGAGTGGAAAGAATTCTCAGGAGGAAAAATCACCACACAACTTAGACGCCTTGGAGCAAGTCCTGCTTGGAGTAGAGAGAGATTTACAATGGATGAAGGTCTTCAAAGGGCTGTTAGAGTTGCATTTAAAAAATTATATGATGAAGGGCTAATTGTTAAAGGTAATTATATGGTAAATTGGTGTCCTAAAGATGGGGCACTAAGCGATATTGAAGTTGAGTATGAAACACACGAAGGAAAACTTGTTTATATGAAATATCCAATTGTTGATAGTAATGAATATATTGTAGTTGCTACTACAAGACCTGAGACATATTTTGGTGATACTGCTGTTATGGTAAATCCAAATGATGAAAGATATAAACACTTAATTGGCAAAAAAGTAAGATTACCTCTAATAAATAGAGAAATTCCTATTATTGCAGATGAATATGTTGATATGGAGTTTGGGACAGGCGCTGTAAAAGTAACACCTGCTCACGATGTAAATGACTATGAAGTAGGACTAAGACACAATTTAGAATTAATTAAAGTATTTGATGAAAAAGGAATTTTAAATAAAGAGGCAGGAGAATTTGCTGGCCTTGATAGAATTGAAGCAAGAGATAAAATAATTGAAAAGTTACAAAAAGAAGGATTTATTGAAAAAATAGAAGAACACACCCATCAAGTAGGTCATTGTTATAGATGCAAAAGTGTAATTGAACCATATGTTTCAACTCAGTGGTTTTTAAAAAAAGAAATTGCAATTCCTGCTATAAAAGCAGCAAATAAAGGCGAAGTAAAATTTCATCCTGCACAATGGAAAAACAATTATGATGCTTGGATGAGAGAACTTAGAGACTGGTGTATTTCAAGACAACTCTGGTGGGGACATCAAATTCCTGTATATTATTGTAATGAGTGTGGTAATGAGTGGGCAAGTGTAGAAGAGCCAACTAAGTGTCCTAAATGTCATTCTAAAAACTTCCATCAAGACCCAGATGTTCTTGATACTTGGTTTAGCTCAGCTCTTTGGCCTTTTTCTACTCTTGGTTGGGAAAATGGTGAGTGGGGCAAAGGTATTAAATGGAATGAAGAAGATTTAAATAGATTTTATCCAAATAATTTATTAATTACAGGGTTTGATATTTTATTTTTCTGGGTTGCAAGAATGATGATGATGGGAACTCACTTTTTAAAAGAAGTTCCATTTAAAGATGTGTATCTTCATGCACTTGTAAGAGACGAACATGGTCAAAAAATGTCCAAAAGTAAAGGAAATGTAATTGACCCACTCGAAATGATTGAAAAATATTCAGCTGATATTTTAAGATTTACTCTTGCAGTACTTGCGGTCCAAGGGAGAGATATTAAACTTAGTGAAAATAAAATGATTGAAGCAAGAAACTTTACAAATAAACTTTATAATGCCGCAAGATTTTTAAAAATGCATCAAGATAAGTTTGAAGATTTAGAAAATATTGAAATAAAAACTGAACTTGGAAAATGGATGGTATATAAACTTAATGAAGCAATTAAAAATGTAAGAAATGAGCTTGAAGAGTATCGATTTAATGATGCTGCTATGACACTTTATAGATTTTTATGGCAAGATTTTTGTGATTGGGGAATTGAACTTAGCAAAGTTAGTAAAGAAAGCATTAGCGAGCTTGGAAGTATTTTTAAAGAAGCAATGAAACTTCTTCATCCGTTTATGCCATTTATTACTGAATTTTTATATCAAGAATTATCTTTAACAACTGTAAAAGATAACACTATTATGTTAAAAGAATATCCACAAGCAAAAGAAGTAGTTAAACCTGCCGATTTTGATTTAATAATTGAAGCTATTGTATCATTAAGAAGAATAAAAGCTTTAACTGGGGCAAAAGAGATAAAAAAAGCGTATGTTTTAGCAAATTTACCAGATTTAGCAAAAGAGTTCATAAAAAAACTTGCACGAATTGAAGATGTAGAATTTATTAATAACCCAATTGAAAATGCTATTAGAGATATTAGTGATAATCTTGAAACTATGGTTAGTAAAGAAGAAATTGACATAACACCAATTATTAACAGATTAAATCAACAAAAAACAAAATTAAATAAAGAAATTGAAAAATTACAAAAAAAATTATCTAATGAAAACTTTATAAAAAAAGCCCCAAAAGAAGTAGTAGAAAAAAATAAAAAAGAATTAGATGAACTAACTCAAAAACTTCAAAAAATAGAAGATGAATTAAGGAAATTAAATGATTAA
- the fliW gene encoding flagellar assembly protein FliW, with amino-acid sequence MKFKVVLPILGFEDEKEFELEEINDVFYKLKGNKVNFTLINPFKIRDDYDFEISENEQNILKLSENKPLFVLNIVTINEPFKESTINFAAPLIFNLEDKIMGQVILDKYNYGLDEKMKKFFKDNNES; translated from the coding sequence ATGAAATTTAAAGTAGTTTTACCAATTTTAGGATTTGAGGATGAAAAAGAATTTGAATTAGAAGAGATAAATGATGTTTTTTATAAACTTAAAGGTAATAAGGTAAATTTTACTCTAATAAATCCTTTTAAAATTAGAGATGATTATGATTTTGAAATTAGTGAAAATGAACAAAACATCTTAAAACTATCAGAAAATAAACCTCTTTTTGTTTTAAATATTGTAACTATTAATGAGCCTTTTAAAGAATCAACTATAAATTTTGCAGCACCATTAATTTTTAATTTAGAAGATAAGATAATGGGGCAAGTTATTTTGGATAAGTATAATTATGGACTTGATGAAAAAATGAAAAAATTTTTTAAGGATAATAATGAAAGTTAG
- a CDS encoding type II secretion system protein, whose amino-acid sequence MKNQRRYKAFSLIELLVAIVILGIIMTTIPLFLQTLVSSSKVTNKEEVFFSQFSLLSLINTRYFDENNTKGFNFYKDLNATGGDSELLNNYSSNFAGKTSRLGKTQIENNLYRSGSKDSVSNIGIDLGEINNSTITYDDIDDFNGYGEHIAYGVQSGGYDINVSVKYLSDDTNYSNNDINFDFNFSSVANLTNIKLIKLTTKLKDGTTIVLTYPTCNIGASKMYSFEEITR is encoded by the coding sequence ATGAAAAATCAAAGAAGATATAAAGCTTTTTCATTAATAGAACTTCTTGTTGCTATTGTAATTTTAGGAATAATTATGACAACTATTCCTTTGTTTTTACAAACATTAGTATCTTCTTCAAAGGTTACAAATAAAGAAGAAGTGTTTTTTTCTCAGTTTTCATTACTTTCACTTATTAATACAAGATATTTTGATGAAAACAATACAAAAGGTTTTAATTTTTATAAAGATTTAAATGCAACAGGAGGAGATAGTGAACTTTTAAATAATTATTCTTCTAATTTTGCTGGAAAAACAAGTAGACTTGGTAAAACTCAAATAGAAAACAATCTTTATAGAAGCGGAAGTAAAGATAGTGTCAGTAATATTGGAATAGATTTAGGAGAGATTAACAATTCAACTATAACATATGATGATATTGATGATTTTAATGGATATGGTGAACATATTGCATATGGTGTTCAAAGTGGAGGATATGATATTAATGTAAGTGTTAAATATTTATCAGACGATACTAATTATTCTAATAATGATATAAATTTTGATTTTAATTTTTCATCAGTTGCAAATCTAACTAATATCAAATTGATTAAATTGACTACTAAATTAAAAGATGGTACAACTATTGTGTTAACATATCCTACTTGTAATATTGGGGCATCTAAAATGTATTCGTTTGAGGAAATTACCAGATGA
- the tmk gene encoding dTMP kinase, which yields MYIAIEGIDTAGKSTQIELLKKEFNAIFIKEPGFTSFGKKIREILLNEDISKKAELFLFLADRSETIEEVVKPNINKLIISDRSVISGIAYAMEFFDFDMLVNLNKFATDSIFPEFVIILKLEKEDLIYRLSQKEKDSIEKRGIEYLLKIQDNIIATCNRLEIPYLLLEASKNIEEINFRIKKAISGLIKRDN from the coding sequence ATGTATATAGCAATTGAAGGGATTGATACAGCAGGAAAATCAACTCAAATTGAATTATTAAAAAAAGAGTTTAATGCAATTTTTATAAAAGAACCAGGCTTTACTTCATTTGGTAAAAAAATAAGAGAAATTTTGCTTAACGAAGATATTTCAAAAAAAGCAGAGCTATTTTTGTTTTTAGCTGATAGAAGTGAAACTATTGAAGAAGTCGTAAAACCAAATATAAATAAACTTATAATCAGTGATAGAAGTGTGATTAGTGGAATTGCTTACGCAATGGAGTTTTTTGATTTTGATATGCTTGTAAATTTAAATAAATTTGCAACTGATTCAATTTTTCCTGAATTTGTTATTATTTTAAAACTTGAAAAAGAGGATTTAATTTATAGATTATCTCAAAAAGAGAAAGATAGTATTGAAAAAAGAGGTATTGAATATTTACTAAAAATTCAAGATAATATAATTGCAACTTGCAATAGACTTGAAATTCCATACCTTTTACTTGAGGCAAGTAAAAATATTGAAGAAATAAATTTTAGAATAAAAAAGGCTATAAGTGGGCTTATTAAAAGAGATAATTAA
- a CDS encoding UbiX family flavin prenyltransferase has product MKKVLVCISGASTVSLGIKLYNLIPPTYERYLVISENAKIVLQKEENIFLNDDISAPPASGSFGIDITFIVPCSMNTLAKIALGIADNLITRSAAVAIKEKKKLIIAPREMPFSEIHLNHMLNLSKLSNVFIAPPIFGYYSKPKTIEDIEMFLIGKWFDLAGIENNFFKRWNSV; this is encoded by the coding sequence ATGAAAAAAGTTTTAGTTTGTATTAGTGGTGCAAGTACTGTAAGTTTAGGAATTAAACTTTATAATCTAATTCCTCCTACATATGAGAGATATTTAGTAATTAGTGAAAATGCAAAAATAGTTTTGCAAAAAGAAGAAAATATCTTTTTGAATGATGATATTTCAGCCCCACCTGCAAGTGGAAGTTTTGGGATAGATATTACTTTTATTGTGCCTTGTAGTATGAACACATTAGCTAAGATTGCTCTTGGAATTGCTGATAATTTAATTACTCGCTCAGCTGCTGTTGCAATAAAAGAGAAAAAAAAACTAATAATTGCTCCAAGAGAGATGCCATTTAGTGAAATTCATCTAAACCATATGTTAAATCTCTCAAAACTTTCTAATGTATTTATTGCCCCTCCTATTTTTGGATATTATTCTAAACCAAAAACAATAGAAGACATTGAAATGTTCTTAATTGGAAAATGGTTTGATTTAGCAGGAATTGAAAATAATTTTTTTAAAAGGTGGAATAGTGTATAA
- the coaD gene encoding pantetheine-phosphate adenylyltransferase, which yields MYNKAIYPGTFDPVTNGHLDIIKRACKIFDEIIVAVADNKDKNTMFSLEKRVKMMKKATENLPKIKVKSFNSLLVEFAKKENAKIIIRGLRAVSDFEYELQMGYANKSLDEEIDTIYLMPNLQNAFISSSVVRSILKYNGDVSHLVPKEILGELNVYSN from the coding sequence GTGTATAATAAAGCAATATATCCTGGGACTTTTGACCCTGTAACAAATGGACATTTAGATATAATTAAAAGGGCTTGTAAAATTTTTGATGAAATCATTGTTGCTGTTGCTGATAATAAAGATAAAAATACAATGTTTAGTTTAGAAAAAAGAGTTAAAATGATGAAAAAAGCAACTGAAAATTTACCAAAAATAAAAGTAAAAAGTTTTAATTCACTACTTGTAGAATTTGCAAAAAAAGAAAATGCTAAAATTATAATTAGGGGACTTAGGGCTGTTAGTGATTTTGAATATGAACTTCAAATGGGATATGCAAATAAAAGTTTAGATGAAGAGATTGATACAATTTATCTAATGCCAAATTTACAAAATGCTTTTATTTCTTCAAGTGTTGTTAGAAGCATTTTAAAATATAATGGAGATGTATCCCATCTTGTCCCAAAAGAGATATTAGGAGAATTAAATGTATATAGCAATTGA
- the cysE gene encoding serine O-acetyltransferase, protein MGLLKEIINDFKAVKNRDPAFKNNIELLYAYPGVWALVFYRISNRLYKKNFKRLARFIMAINQFLTNIDIHPGAAIKKNVFIDHGIGVVIGETAIVGNNVTIYQGVTLGGVSLNPGKRHPTIEDDCIIGAGAKILGDITIGKGSKIGANSVVVKDVPPYSTVVGIPGKVIKRKDYSPLGHNKLPDIEKELFEYLMDRIKVLEEAIINNDKNIIEKDEEIEKKYRDYIEALKNK, encoded by the coding sequence GTGGGCTTATTAAAAGAGATAATTAACGATTTTAAAGCAGTAAAAAACCGCGATCCTGCTTTTAAAAATAATATAGAACTTCTATATGCTTATCCAGGAGTATGGGCATTAGTTTTTTATAGAATTTCTAATAGGCTTTATAAAAAAAATTTTAAAAGATTAGCAAGATTTATAATGGCTATAAACCAATTTTTAACTAATATCGATATTCATCCTGGTGCCGCTATTAAAAAAAATGTTTTTATAGACCACGGAATTGGAGTTGTTATTGGAGAGACAGCAATTGTTGGAAATAATGTAACAATTTACCAAGGTGTAACACTTGGAGGAGTTAGTTTAAATCCTGGCAAAAGACATCCAACTATTGAAGATGATTGTATAATTGGAGCTGGGGCTAAAATACTTGGAGATATTACTATTGGAAAAGGAAGTAAAATAGGGGCAAACTCAGTAGTTGTAAAAGATGTCCCTCCTTATTCAACAGTAGTTGGAATTCCTGGAAAAGTAATAAAAAGAAAAGATTATTCTCCTCTTGGACATAATAAACTTCCTGATATTGAAAAAGAGTTATTTGAATATTTAATGGATAGAATAAAAGTTTTAGAAGAAGCAATTATAAATAACGACAAAAACATCATAGAAAAAGATGAAGAAATAGAAAAAAAATATAGAGATTATATAGAAGCTTTAAAAAATAAATAG
- the bamD gene encoding outer membrane protein assembly factor BamD, protein MIKNIFFIILVLFFLGCSQKSQIKKGLTANELHSLLYKDVKNNMLDDADNVLMELEANYPNSFYIKDDLLMLFYAHLKNEDFNLAKFYLDQYEKRFASIKEIPWCEYQKIKIDFLAYQNAYTNQGKILSLLKKCELYKLKYPNSTFIYEVNTIYMKTLLTNKYLNDKIYKLYMKENKKEAAKKYKTNIPKNSIAPNIPWYKKIFYW, encoded by the coding sequence ATGATTAAAAATATTTTTTTTATTATATTAGTGCTTTTCTTTTTAGGTTGTAGTCAAAAAAGCCAAATAAAAAAAGGATTAACAGCAAATGAATTACATTCATTACTTTATAAAGATGTAAAAAACAATATGCTTGATGATGCTGATAATGTATTAATGGAACTTGAAGCAAATTATCCAAATAGTTTTTATATAAAAGATGATTTGCTAATGCTTTTTTATGCTCATTTAAAAAATGAAGATTTTAATTTAGCTAAATTTTATTTAGACCAATATGAAAAAAGATTTGCTTCAATAAAAGAAATTCCATGGTGTGAATACCAAAAAATAAAAATTGACTTTTTAGCCTATCAAAATGCTTATACAAACCAAGGGAAAATTTTATCATTACTGAAAAAATGTGAATTATATAAACTTAAATACCCTAACTCAACTTTTATATATGAAGTAAACACAATTTATATGAAAACACTCTTGACAAATAAATATCTTAATGATAAAATATATAAGCTATATATGAAAGAAAATAAAAAAGAAGCTGCTAAAAAATACAAAACTAATATACCAAAAAATAGTATTGCACCTAATATTCCTTGGTATAAAAAAATATTTTATTGGTAA